Proteins encoded within one genomic window of Mya arenaria isolate MELC-2E11 chromosome 13, ASM2691426v1:
- the LOC128213458 gene encoding DEP domain-containing protein 1B-like isoform X1: MDEQLTSGPYRATLLWNGLIRAFRSDIQLSRHRRYMKTYDDCFVATDAVEWLHQYLKKNPNFGADVSRVQAIQLLKKLHKARVFEDVRGSKHNRGEFTDSSRLFRLTLASPSKACRTPITLRNNLKLANRKRPEDKTLSAEPLKLDFDKMASMPSLPDNASTLPECHFVSKPLSGAEIEEQWRLNTLQSLGRVLGAEGLDDIIDHQCVNGRHIMHNCLYINKSGVVTNIDPIDQLPHWALSAMKCLAYWPDKTDDNLPNYPGFEKDVYRVVKDYFCGLREPLMTFNMYEVITNVFVKASNDTKQPDVDDHKDSSADSPDNYFNFDFTNINSTPKTMISFKSVENLIMTLTRRSKPSTECQDASEGYGSAGNILDLSPIRPVPETSSSRSSRNGIDQPVTRFETAFGPDNETVTRVFYADGVATDFNHKENGSDVERTPIETHFEAQESPPSSGSSFSRKTSLRHSMHNLFNRGPSIREKKHKEKGSSRRRSTGYGLNDDSAYGCTVGVYSRTSPDSSSSSYDTPVSRSSQVNRTESCAAGYLDKIQKYRGRPPVYGKLPSYDTLYPESMYPNSNSSKKTSHPVLDASKKFLKRKKSLSTASLQHQRSFINSSASSKKNKSTMSDNSARNRCGDKDTVNARSLSLSDLAGAAPVENELQKQCQGRIRESNDSETMDDCTERIVKALQLVCLLLPPANRRRLHLLLRLMNKMAANSRLVLDETQSSRTLLLETFYRAVLCSQEEGDMDDLLVIQLVAFLMDHYVNIFSVPADLKATVEARIAKLQRTKAEGFDPSSDVYVKIQYASEDNPGSLHYCQQVSIAEYENQRLTASQQALATLLEEIINNTCMAAKEKKKRLKQFQKMHPEIYMRRFPCSQSEPNLHPPRPKIKQPLLAKPLLKLKGLRL; the protein is encoded by the exons ATGGATGAACAGTTAACGTCAGGCCCATACCGGGCCACTCTTCtg tgGAATGGTTTGATTCGAGCTTTCCGTAGTGACATTCAGCTGAGCAGACACCGGCGATACATGAAGACGTATGATGACTGCTTTGTTGCTACAGATGCTGTTGAATGGCTGCACCAATACCTGAAGAAAAACCCAAACTTTGGAGCAGATGTGTCAAG GGTTCAGGCCATTCAGCTGTTAAAGAAGCTGCACAAGGCGCGGGTCTTTGAGGATGTACGGGGATCTAAGCATAACCGTGGGGAATTTACTGACAGTAGCCGGCTTTTCAG GCTCACCCTGGCCTCCCCCTCTAAAGCCTGTAGGACACCTATCACTCTTCGGAACAACTTGAAGCTTGCCAACCGAAAGCGGCCTGAGGACAAAACCCTCAGTGCGGAGCCCCTGAAACTAGATTTTGACAAGATGGCATCAATGCCATCCCTGCCTGACAATGCAAGCACACTGCCGGAGTGCCATTTCGTGTCCAAGCCACTATCAGGGGCTGAGATTGAGGAACAATGGAGGCTGAATACACTGCAGAG CCTGGGTCGCGTTCTAGGTGCAGAGGGCTTAGATGATATCATAGATCACCAGTGCGTGAATGGCCGCCACATCATGCACAACTGTCTCTACATCAACAAGAGTGGGGTTGTCACCAACATTGATCCAATAG ACCAACTTCCTCATTGGGCATTGTCAGCTATGAAATGTTTAGCTTACT GGCCTGACAAGACAGATGATAACCTCCCAAACTACCCGGGCTTTGAGAAGGATGTCTACCGTGTTGTGAAGGATTACTTCTGCGGCCTACGTGAACCACTCATGACCTTCAACATGTACGAGGTCATAACTAATGTCTTTG TCAAAGCATCTAACGACACCAAGCAACCTGATGTTGATGACCACAAAGACAGTTCTGCTGATTCACCGGACAACTATTTTAATTTCGACTTTACTAACATTAACTCCACTCCTAAGACTATGATCTCATTCAAGTCTGTGGAAAACTTGATCATGACTTTAACGAGACGTTCTAAACCTTCCACAGAGTGTCAGGACGCCTCAGAAGGATATGGAAGTGCAGGAAACATACTTGACTTATCTCCAATTAGACCAGTGCCCGAAACAAGTTCCAGCAGGAGTAGCAGAAATGGCATTGACCAACCAGTGACGAGGTTTGAGACAGCATTTGGGCCCGACAATGAGACCGTTACCAGAGTGTTCTACGCAGATGGTGTGGCTACTGACTTTAATCACAAGGAAAATGGCTCAGATGTCGAGCGTACACCTATTGAGACACATTTTGAAGCTCAGGAATCCCCTCCGAGTTCAGGATCTTCATTCTCAAGGAAAACATCGCTTCGACACTCTATGCATAATCTTTTCAATAGAGGACCTTCTATACGAGAAAAGAAACACAAGGAAAAGGGAAGCTCTAGAAGACGGAGTACAGGGTATGGTCTCAATGATGATAGCGCCTATGGTTGTACTGTGGGTGTGTATTCTAGAACGTCACCAGATAGTTCATCCTCATCATATGATACCCCAGTGTCTCGCTCTTCTCAGGTTAATCGGACAGAATCGTGTGCAGCAGGATATCTCGATAAAATCCAGAAGTATCGGGGCCGACCCCCCGTGTATGGTAAACTCCCAAGCTATGATACACTCTACCCTGAATCAATGTACCCGAATTCAAACTCCAGCAAGAAAACCAGTCACCCTGTGTTAGATGCCTCAAAGAAGTTCCTGAAACGCAAGAAATCACTTTCAACAGCTTCTCTTCAACATCAGCGGTCATTCATAAACAGCAGTGCTtcatcaaagaaaaacaaatctaCAATGTCAGACAACAGTGCAAGGAACCGGTGTGGGGACAAAGATACCGTGAATGCACGTAGTTTGAGCTTGTCTGATCTTGCGGGGGCCGCACCGGTAGAGAATGAGTTACAGAAGCAGTGTCAGGGCCGCATACGCGAAAGCAATGACA GTGAAACAATGGATGACTGTACGGAGCGCATCGTGAAGGCCCTGCAGCTTGTATGCCTTCTTCTCCCGCCCGCCAACCGACGACGGCTCCACCTCCTCCTTCGACTCATGAACAAGATGGCTGCCAACTCCAGACTTGTCCTTGATGAGACCCAGTCTTCGAGGACTCTG TTACTGGAGACGTTTTACCGTGCTGTGCTGTGTAGCCAGGAGGAGGGGGATATGGATGACCTGCTCGTTATCCAGCTTGTGGCGTTCCTCATGGACCACTATGTGAACATATTCTCTGTGCCGGCCGACCTCAAGGCAACAGTGGAGGCCCGCATTGCCAAGCTCCAGCGGACCAAG GCTGAAGGCTTTGATCCCAGTTCTGATGTATATGTGAAA ATCCAGTATGCAAGCGAGGATAATCCTGGTTCCCTGCACTACTGTCAGCAGGTGAGCATTGCCGAGTATGAGAACCAGCGCCTTACTGCGTCCCAGCAGGCTCTCGCTACGTTACTTGAGGAAATCATCAACAACACATGTATGGCTGCTAAGGAGAAAAAGAAACGACTCAAACAG TTTCAGAAGATGCACCCTGAAATCTACATGCGACGTTTCCCCTGCAGTCAGAGTGAGCCCAACCTGCATCCACCACGCCCAAAAATCAAACAGCCCCTTCTTGCCAAACCCCTCCTCAAGTTGAAAGGCCTCAGACTGTGA
- the LOC128213458 gene encoding DEP domain-containing protein 1B-like isoform X2 has protein sequence MDEQLTSGPYRATLLWNGLIRAFRSDIQLSRHRRYMKTYDDCFVATDAVEWLHQYLKKNPNFGADVSRVQAIQLLKKLHKARVFEDVRGSKHNRGEFTDSSRLFRLTLASPSKACRTPITLRNNLKLANRKRPEDKTLSAEPLKLDFDKMASMPSLPDNASTLPECHFVSKPLSGAEIEEQWRLNTLQSLGRVLGAEGLDDIIDHQCVNGRHIMHNCLYINKSGVVTNIDPIDQLPHWALSAMKCLAYWPDKTDDNLPNYPGFEKDVYRVVKDYFCGLREPLMTFNMYEVITNVFVKASNDTKQPDVDDHKDSSADSPDNYFNFDFTNINSTPKTMISFKSVENLIMTLTRRSKPSTECQDASEGYGSAGNILDLSPIRPVPETSSSRSSRNGIDQPVTRFETAFGPDNETVTRVFYADGVATDFNHKENGSDVERTPIETHFEAQESPPSSGSSFSRKTSLRHSMHNLFNRGPSIREKKHKEKGSSRRRSTGYGLNDDSAYGCTVGVYSRTSPDSSSSSYDTPVSRSSQVNRTESCAAGYLDKIQKYRGRPPVYGKLPSYDTLYPESMYPNSNSSKKTSHPVLDASKKFLKRKKSLSTASLQHQRSFINSSASSKKNKSTMSDNSARNRCGDKDTVNARSLSLSDLAGAAPVENELQKQCQGRIRESNDSETMDDCTERIVKALQLVCLLLPPANRRRLHLLLRLMNKMAANSRLVLDETQSSRTLLLETFYRAVLCSQEEGDMDDLLVIQLVAFLMDHYVNIFSVPADLKATVEARIAKLQRTKVVARVFKCKCGQIQYASEDNPGSLHYCQQVSIAEYENQRLTASQQALATLLEEIINNTCMAAKEKKKRLKQFQKMHPEIYMRRFPCSQSEPNLHPPRPKIKQPLLAKPLLKLKGLRL, from the exons ATGGATGAACAGTTAACGTCAGGCCCATACCGGGCCACTCTTCtg tgGAATGGTTTGATTCGAGCTTTCCGTAGTGACATTCAGCTGAGCAGACACCGGCGATACATGAAGACGTATGATGACTGCTTTGTTGCTACAGATGCTGTTGAATGGCTGCACCAATACCTGAAGAAAAACCCAAACTTTGGAGCAGATGTGTCAAG GGTTCAGGCCATTCAGCTGTTAAAGAAGCTGCACAAGGCGCGGGTCTTTGAGGATGTACGGGGATCTAAGCATAACCGTGGGGAATTTACTGACAGTAGCCGGCTTTTCAG GCTCACCCTGGCCTCCCCCTCTAAAGCCTGTAGGACACCTATCACTCTTCGGAACAACTTGAAGCTTGCCAACCGAAAGCGGCCTGAGGACAAAACCCTCAGTGCGGAGCCCCTGAAACTAGATTTTGACAAGATGGCATCAATGCCATCCCTGCCTGACAATGCAAGCACACTGCCGGAGTGCCATTTCGTGTCCAAGCCACTATCAGGGGCTGAGATTGAGGAACAATGGAGGCTGAATACACTGCAGAG CCTGGGTCGCGTTCTAGGTGCAGAGGGCTTAGATGATATCATAGATCACCAGTGCGTGAATGGCCGCCACATCATGCACAACTGTCTCTACATCAACAAGAGTGGGGTTGTCACCAACATTGATCCAATAG ACCAACTTCCTCATTGGGCATTGTCAGCTATGAAATGTTTAGCTTACT GGCCTGACAAGACAGATGATAACCTCCCAAACTACCCGGGCTTTGAGAAGGATGTCTACCGTGTTGTGAAGGATTACTTCTGCGGCCTACGTGAACCACTCATGACCTTCAACATGTACGAGGTCATAACTAATGTCTTTG TCAAAGCATCTAACGACACCAAGCAACCTGATGTTGATGACCACAAAGACAGTTCTGCTGATTCACCGGACAACTATTTTAATTTCGACTTTACTAACATTAACTCCACTCCTAAGACTATGATCTCATTCAAGTCTGTGGAAAACTTGATCATGACTTTAACGAGACGTTCTAAACCTTCCACAGAGTGTCAGGACGCCTCAGAAGGATATGGAAGTGCAGGAAACATACTTGACTTATCTCCAATTAGACCAGTGCCCGAAACAAGTTCCAGCAGGAGTAGCAGAAATGGCATTGACCAACCAGTGACGAGGTTTGAGACAGCATTTGGGCCCGACAATGAGACCGTTACCAGAGTGTTCTACGCAGATGGTGTGGCTACTGACTTTAATCACAAGGAAAATGGCTCAGATGTCGAGCGTACACCTATTGAGACACATTTTGAAGCTCAGGAATCCCCTCCGAGTTCAGGATCTTCATTCTCAAGGAAAACATCGCTTCGACACTCTATGCATAATCTTTTCAATAGAGGACCTTCTATACGAGAAAAGAAACACAAGGAAAAGGGAAGCTCTAGAAGACGGAGTACAGGGTATGGTCTCAATGATGATAGCGCCTATGGTTGTACTGTGGGTGTGTATTCTAGAACGTCACCAGATAGTTCATCCTCATCATATGATACCCCAGTGTCTCGCTCTTCTCAGGTTAATCGGACAGAATCGTGTGCAGCAGGATATCTCGATAAAATCCAGAAGTATCGGGGCCGACCCCCCGTGTATGGTAAACTCCCAAGCTATGATACACTCTACCCTGAATCAATGTACCCGAATTCAAACTCCAGCAAGAAAACCAGTCACCCTGTGTTAGATGCCTCAAAGAAGTTCCTGAAACGCAAGAAATCACTTTCAACAGCTTCTCTTCAACATCAGCGGTCATTCATAAACAGCAGTGCTtcatcaaagaaaaacaaatctaCAATGTCAGACAACAGTGCAAGGAACCGGTGTGGGGACAAAGATACCGTGAATGCACGTAGTTTGAGCTTGTCTGATCTTGCGGGGGCCGCACCGGTAGAGAATGAGTTACAGAAGCAGTGTCAGGGCCGCATACGCGAAAGCAATGACA GTGAAACAATGGATGACTGTACGGAGCGCATCGTGAAGGCCCTGCAGCTTGTATGCCTTCTTCTCCCGCCCGCCAACCGACGACGGCTCCACCTCCTCCTTCGACTCATGAACAAGATGGCTGCCAACTCCAGACTTGTCCTTGATGAGACCCAGTCTTCGAGGACTCTG TTACTGGAGACGTTTTACCGTGCTGTGCTGTGTAGCCAGGAGGAGGGGGATATGGATGACCTGCTCGTTATCCAGCTTGTGGCGTTCCTCATGGACCACTATGTGAACATATTCTCTGTGCCGGCCGACCTCAAGGCAACAGTGGAGGCCCGCATTGCCAAGCTCCAGCGGACCAAG GTGGTTGCGCGCGTGTTTAAGTGTAAATGTGGCCAG ATCCAGTATGCAAGCGAGGATAATCCTGGTTCCCTGCACTACTGTCAGCAGGTGAGCATTGCCGAGTATGAGAACCAGCGCCTTACTGCGTCCCAGCAGGCTCTCGCTACGTTACTTGAGGAAATCATCAACAACACATGTATGGCTGCTAAGGAGAAAAAGAAACGACTCAAACAG TTTCAGAAGATGCACCCTGAAATCTACATGCGACGTTTCCCCTGCAGTCAGAGTGAGCCCAACCTGCATCCACCACGCCCAAAAATCAAACAGCCCCTTCTTGCCAAACCCCTCCTCAAGTTGAAAGGCCTCAGACTGTGA
- the LOC128213458 gene encoding DEP domain-containing protein 1B-like isoform X3 gives MDEQLTSGPYRATLLWNGLIRAFRSDIQLSRHRRYMKTYDDCFVATDAVEWLHQYLKKNPNFGADVSRVQAIQLLKKLHKARVFEDVRGSKHNRGEFTDSSRLFRLTLASPSKACRTPITLRNNLKLANRKRPEDKTLSAEPLKLDFDKMASMPSLPDNASTLPECHFVSKPLSGAEIEEQWRLNTLQSLGRVLGAEGLDDIIDHQCVNGRHIMHNCLYINKSGVVTNIDPIDQLPHWALSAMKCLAYWPDKTDDNLPNYPGFEKDVYRVVKDYFCGLREPLMTFNMYEVITNVFVKASNDTKQPDVDDHKDSSADSPDNYFNFDFTNINSTPKTMISFKSVENLIMTLTRRSKPSTECQDASEGYGSAGNILDLSPIRPVPETSSSRSSRNGIDQPVTRFETAFGPDNETVTRVFYADGVATDFNHKENGSDVERTPIETHFEAQESPPSSGSSFSRKTSLRHSMHNLFNRGPSIREKKHKEKGSSRRRSTGYGLNDDSAYGCTVGVYSRTSPDSSSSSYDTPVSRSSQVNRTESCAAGYLDKIQKYRGRPPVYGKLPSYDTLYPESMYPNSNSSKKTSHPVLDASKKFLKRKKSLSTASLQHQRSFINSSASSKKNKSTMSDNSARNRCGDKDTVNARSLSLSDLAGAAPVENELQKQCQGRIRESNDSETMDDCTERIVKALQLVCLLLPPANRRRLHLLLRLMNKMAANSRLVLDETQSSRTLLLETFYRAVLCSQEEGDMDDLLVIQLVAFLMDHYVNIFSVPADLKATVEARIAKLQRTKIQYASEDNPGSLHYCQQVSIAEYENQRLTASQQALATLLEEIINNTCMAAKEKKKRLKQFQKMHPEIYMRRFPCSQSEPNLHPPRPKIKQPLLAKPLLKLKGLRL, from the exons ATGGATGAACAGTTAACGTCAGGCCCATACCGGGCCACTCTTCtg tgGAATGGTTTGATTCGAGCTTTCCGTAGTGACATTCAGCTGAGCAGACACCGGCGATACATGAAGACGTATGATGACTGCTTTGTTGCTACAGATGCTGTTGAATGGCTGCACCAATACCTGAAGAAAAACCCAAACTTTGGAGCAGATGTGTCAAG GGTTCAGGCCATTCAGCTGTTAAAGAAGCTGCACAAGGCGCGGGTCTTTGAGGATGTACGGGGATCTAAGCATAACCGTGGGGAATTTACTGACAGTAGCCGGCTTTTCAG GCTCACCCTGGCCTCCCCCTCTAAAGCCTGTAGGACACCTATCACTCTTCGGAACAACTTGAAGCTTGCCAACCGAAAGCGGCCTGAGGACAAAACCCTCAGTGCGGAGCCCCTGAAACTAGATTTTGACAAGATGGCATCAATGCCATCCCTGCCTGACAATGCAAGCACACTGCCGGAGTGCCATTTCGTGTCCAAGCCACTATCAGGGGCTGAGATTGAGGAACAATGGAGGCTGAATACACTGCAGAG CCTGGGTCGCGTTCTAGGTGCAGAGGGCTTAGATGATATCATAGATCACCAGTGCGTGAATGGCCGCCACATCATGCACAACTGTCTCTACATCAACAAGAGTGGGGTTGTCACCAACATTGATCCAATAG ACCAACTTCCTCATTGGGCATTGTCAGCTATGAAATGTTTAGCTTACT GGCCTGACAAGACAGATGATAACCTCCCAAACTACCCGGGCTTTGAGAAGGATGTCTACCGTGTTGTGAAGGATTACTTCTGCGGCCTACGTGAACCACTCATGACCTTCAACATGTACGAGGTCATAACTAATGTCTTTG TCAAAGCATCTAACGACACCAAGCAACCTGATGTTGATGACCACAAAGACAGTTCTGCTGATTCACCGGACAACTATTTTAATTTCGACTTTACTAACATTAACTCCACTCCTAAGACTATGATCTCATTCAAGTCTGTGGAAAACTTGATCATGACTTTAACGAGACGTTCTAAACCTTCCACAGAGTGTCAGGACGCCTCAGAAGGATATGGAAGTGCAGGAAACATACTTGACTTATCTCCAATTAGACCAGTGCCCGAAACAAGTTCCAGCAGGAGTAGCAGAAATGGCATTGACCAACCAGTGACGAGGTTTGAGACAGCATTTGGGCCCGACAATGAGACCGTTACCAGAGTGTTCTACGCAGATGGTGTGGCTACTGACTTTAATCACAAGGAAAATGGCTCAGATGTCGAGCGTACACCTATTGAGACACATTTTGAAGCTCAGGAATCCCCTCCGAGTTCAGGATCTTCATTCTCAAGGAAAACATCGCTTCGACACTCTATGCATAATCTTTTCAATAGAGGACCTTCTATACGAGAAAAGAAACACAAGGAAAAGGGAAGCTCTAGAAGACGGAGTACAGGGTATGGTCTCAATGATGATAGCGCCTATGGTTGTACTGTGGGTGTGTATTCTAGAACGTCACCAGATAGTTCATCCTCATCATATGATACCCCAGTGTCTCGCTCTTCTCAGGTTAATCGGACAGAATCGTGTGCAGCAGGATATCTCGATAAAATCCAGAAGTATCGGGGCCGACCCCCCGTGTATGGTAAACTCCCAAGCTATGATACACTCTACCCTGAATCAATGTACCCGAATTCAAACTCCAGCAAGAAAACCAGTCACCCTGTGTTAGATGCCTCAAAGAAGTTCCTGAAACGCAAGAAATCACTTTCAACAGCTTCTCTTCAACATCAGCGGTCATTCATAAACAGCAGTGCTtcatcaaagaaaaacaaatctaCAATGTCAGACAACAGTGCAAGGAACCGGTGTGGGGACAAAGATACCGTGAATGCACGTAGTTTGAGCTTGTCTGATCTTGCGGGGGCCGCACCGGTAGAGAATGAGTTACAGAAGCAGTGTCAGGGCCGCATACGCGAAAGCAATGACA GTGAAACAATGGATGACTGTACGGAGCGCATCGTGAAGGCCCTGCAGCTTGTATGCCTTCTTCTCCCGCCCGCCAACCGACGACGGCTCCACCTCCTCCTTCGACTCATGAACAAGATGGCTGCCAACTCCAGACTTGTCCTTGATGAGACCCAGTCTTCGAGGACTCTG TTACTGGAGACGTTTTACCGTGCTGTGCTGTGTAGCCAGGAGGAGGGGGATATGGATGACCTGCTCGTTATCCAGCTTGTGGCGTTCCTCATGGACCACTATGTGAACATATTCTCTGTGCCGGCCGACCTCAAGGCAACAGTGGAGGCCCGCATTGCCAAGCTCCAGCGGACCAAG ATCCAGTATGCAAGCGAGGATAATCCTGGTTCCCTGCACTACTGTCAGCAGGTGAGCATTGCCGAGTATGAGAACCAGCGCCTTACTGCGTCCCAGCAGGCTCTCGCTACGTTACTTGAGGAAATCATCAACAACACATGTATGGCTGCTAAGGAGAAAAAGAAACGACTCAAACAG TTTCAGAAGATGCACCCTGAAATCTACATGCGACGTTTCCCCTGCAGTCAGAGTGAGCCCAACCTGCATCCACCACGCCCAAAAATCAAACAGCCCCTTCTTGCCAAACCCCTCCTCAAGTTGAAAGGCCTCAGACTGTGA
- the LOC128213458 gene encoding DEP domain-containing protein 1B-like isoform X4, giving the protein MDEQLTSGPYRATLLWNGLIRAFRSDIQLSRHRRYMKTYDDCFVATDAVEWLHQYLKKNPNFGADVSRVQAIQLLKKLHKARVFEDVRGSKHNRGEFTDSSRLFRLTLASPSKACRTPITLRNNLKLANRKRPEDKTLSAEPLKLDFDKMASMPSLPDNASTLPECHFVSKPLSGAEIEEQWRLNTLQSLGRVLGAEGLDDIIDHQCVNGRHIMHNCLYINKSGVVTNIDPIDQLPHWALSAMKCLAYWPDKTDDNLPNYPGFEKDVYRVVKDYFCGLREPLMTFNMYEVITNVFECQDASEGYGSAGNILDLSPIRPVPETSSSRSSRNGIDQPVTRFETAFGPDNETVTRVFYADGVATDFNHKENGSDVERTPIETHFEAQESPPSSGSSFSRKTSLRHSMHNLFNRGPSIREKKHKEKGSSRRRSTGYGLNDDSAYGCTVGVYSRTSPDSSSSSYDTPVSRSSQVNRTESCAAGYLDKIQKYRGRPPVYGKLPSYDTLYPESMYPNSNSSKKTSHPVLDASKKFLKRKKSLSTASLQHQRSFINSSASSKKNKSTMSDNSARNRCGDKDTVNARSLSLSDLAGAAPVENELQKQCQGRIRESNDSETMDDCTERIVKALQLVCLLLPPANRRRLHLLLRLMNKMAANSRLVLDETQSSRTLLLETFYRAVLCSQEEGDMDDLLVIQLVAFLMDHYVNIFSVPADLKATVEARIAKLQRTKAEGFDPSSDVYVKIQYASEDNPGSLHYCQQVSIAEYENQRLTASQQALATLLEEIINNTCMAAKEKKKRLKQFQKMHPEIYMRRFPCSQSEPNLHPPRPKIKQPLLAKPLLKLKGLRL; this is encoded by the exons ATGGATGAACAGTTAACGTCAGGCCCATACCGGGCCACTCTTCtg tgGAATGGTTTGATTCGAGCTTTCCGTAGTGACATTCAGCTGAGCAGACACCGGCGATACATGAAGACGTATGATGACTGCTTTGTTGCTACAGATGCTGTTGAATGGCTGCACCAATACCTGAAGAAAAACCCAAACTTTGGAGCAGATGTGTCAAG GGTTCAGGCCATTCAGCTGTTAAAGAAGCTGCACAAGGCGCGGGTCTTTGAGGATGTACGGGGATCTAAGCATAACCGTGGGGAATTTACTGACAGTAGCCGGCTTTTCAG GCTCACCCTGGCCTCCCCCTCTAAAGCCTGTAGGACACCTATCACTCTTCGGAACAACTTGAAGCTTGCCAACCGAAAGCGGCCTGAGGACAAAACCCTCAGTGCGGAGCCCCTGAAACTAGATTTTGACAAGATGGCATCAATGCCATCCCTGCCTGACAATGCAAGCACACTGCCGGAGTGCCATTTCGTGTCCAAGCCACTATCAGGGGCTGAGATTGAGGAACAATGGAGGCTGAATACACTGCAGAG CCTGGGTCGCGTTCTAGGTGCAGAGGGCTTAGATGATATCATAGATCACCAGTGCGTGAATGGCCGCCACATCATGCACAACTGTCTCTACATCAACAAGAGTGGGGTTGTCACCAACATTGATCCAATAG ACCAACTTCCTCATTGGGCATTGTCAGCTATGAAATGTTTAGCTTACT GGCCTGACAAGACAGATGATAACCTCCCAAACTACCCGGGCTTTGAGAAGGATGTCTACCGTGTTGTGAAGGATTACTTCTGCGGCCTACGTGAACCACTCATGACCTTCAACATGTACGAGGTCATAACTAATGTCTTTG AGTGTCAGGACGCCTCAGAAGGATATGGAAGTGCAGGAAACATACTTGACTTATCTCCAATTAGACCAGTGCCCGAAACAAGTTCCAGCAGGAGTAGCAGAAATGGCATTGACCAACCAGTGACGAGGTTTGAGACAGCATTTGGGCCCGACAATGAGACCGTTACCAGAGTGTTCTACGCAGATGGTGTGGCTACTGACTTTAATCACAAGGAAAATGGCTCAGATGTCGAGCGTACACCTATTGAGACACATTTTGAAGCTCAGGAATCCCCTCCGAGTTCAGGATCTTCATTCTCAAGGAAAACATCGCTTCGACACTCTATGCATAATCTTTTCAATAGAGGACCTTCTATACGAGAAAAGAAACACAAGGAAAAGGGAAGCTCTAGAAGACGGAGTACAGGGTATGGTCTCAATGATGATAGCGCCTATGGTTGTACTGTGGGTGTGTATTCTAGAACGTCACCAGATAGTTCATCCTCATCATATGATACCCCAGTGTCTCGCTCTTCTCAGGTTAATCGGACAGAATCGTGTGCAGCAGGATATCTCGATAAAATCCAGAAGTATCGGGGCCGACCCCCCGTGTATGGTAAACTCCCAAGCTATGATACACTCTACCCTGAATCAATGTACCCGAATTCAAACTCCAGCAAGAAAACCAGTCACCCTGTGTTAGATGCCTCAAAGAAGTTCCTGAAACGCAAGAAATCACTTTCAACAGCTTCTCTTCAACATCAGCGGTCATTCATAAACAGCAGTGCTtcatcaaagaaaaacaaatctaCAATGTCAGACAACAGTGCAAGGAACCGGTGTGGGGACAAAGATACCGTGAATGCACGTAGTTTGAGCTTGTCTGATCTTGCGGGGGCCGCACCGGTAGAGAATGAGTTACAGAAGCAGTGTCAGGGCCGCATACGCGAAAGCAATGACA GTGAAACAATGGATGACTGTACGGAGCGCATCGTGAAGGCCCTGCAGCTTGTATGCCTTCTTCTCCCGCCCGCCAACCGACGACGGCTCCACCTCCTCCTTCGACTCATGAACAAGATGGCTGCCAACTCCAGACTTGTCCTTGATGAGACCCAGTCTTCGAGGACTCTG TTACTGGAGACGTTTTACCGTGCTGTGCTGTGTAGCCAGGAGGAGGGGGATATGGATGACCTGCTCGTTATCCAGCTTGTGGCGTTCCTCATGGACCACTATGTGAACATATTCTCTGTGCCGGCCGACCTCAAGGCAACAGTGGAGGCCCGCATTGCCAAGCTCCAGCGGACCAAG GCTGAAGGCTTTGATCCCAGTTCTGATGTATATGTGAAA ATCCAGTATGCAAGCGAGGATAATCCTGGTTCCCTGCACTACTGTCAGCAGGTGAGCATTGCCGAGTATGAGAACCAGCGCCTTACTGCGTCCCAGCAGGCTCTCGCTACGTTACTTGAGGAAATCATCAACAACACATGTATGGCTGCTAAGGAGAAAAAGAAACGACTCAAACAG TTTCAGAAGATGCACCCTGAAATCTACATGCGACGTTTCCCCTGCAGTCAGAGTGAGCCCAACCTGCATCCACCACGCCCAAAAATCAAACAGCCCCTTCTTGCCAAACCCCTCCTCAAGTTGAAAGGCCTCAGACTGTGA